The proteins below come from a single Desulfovulcanus ferrireducens genomic window:
- the rsfS gene encoding ribosome silencing factor, protein MSDKDVKKKLAAMPVLDKLKIVGNWLHEKKGQQVLGLDVREISNVFEGVLIVTAQNVRHAQALADYVLEKVGENKWEYMGMEGYKGGDWILLDLNDVIVHIFLADTRQFYNLEGFWARGKEVDLDLDEEQPEEAENG, encoded by the coding sequence ATGTCTGATAAGGATGTGAAAAAAAAATTAGCGGCAATGCCGGTTTTAGACAAATTAAAAATCGTTGGTAACTGGTTACATGAAAAGAAAGGCCAACAGGTTTTAGGGTTAGATGTACGTGAAATCTCTAATGTTTTTGAAGGCGTGCTTATCGTCACCGCTCAGAATGTGCGCCATGCCCAGGCCCTGGCAGACTATGTTCTGGAAAAGGTCGGAGAGAATAAGTGGGAATATATGGGCATGGAGGGATATAAAGGTGGAGACTGGATTCTTTTGGATTTGAACGATGTGATAGTGCACATATTTCTGGCAGATACACGCCAATTTTATAATTTAGAGGGATTTTGGGCCAGGGGGAAAGAGGTCGATTTAGACCTGGACGAGGAACAACCGGAAGAGGCTGAAAATGGGTAA
- the gpmI gene encoding 2,3-bisphosphoglycerate-independent phosphoglycerate mutase has protein sequence MGKMSPILLLILDGWGIAPKGPGNAISLANTPNMDKLLKNFAHTSLKCSGESVGLPPGQMGNSEVGHLNIGAGRVVYQDIVRINLAIQDGSIKENKVLNELLAKIKDGGRLHLMGLLSDGGVHSLQEHLHSLIKLAKEKGVSQVFIHCFLDGRDTPPTSGITYVQKLKNYLQETGVGKIATISGRYFAMDRDRRWDRVKLAYDALTLGQGKVARDPVVAVNDAYAAGETDEFVRPIVLMDDDKPVATLQDGDGIIFFNFRADRARELCQALFDPHFKEFERKIWPRLNLVTMTEYDKDFGLPVIFPPEKLDNILGQVVSEKGLRQLRIAETEKYAHVTYFFNGGEEEPFPGEDRILIPSPREVATYDLKPEMSVYKVTDVLCSKIRAGEYDLYVCNFANLDMVGHTGVIPAAIKACEAVDECVGRVVETMQEVGGTILLTADHGNADDMLDEDGKPKTAHSLNPVPLVLISENKKDIRLRPRGILADIAPTILDLWSIPKPKEMTGKSLI, from the coding sequence ATGGGTAAAATGTCTCCTATACTTCTCTTGATTCTGGATGGATGGGGAATTGCCCCCAAAGGGCCGGGCAATGCTATCTCATTGGCCAATACACCTAATATGGATAAACTTTTGAAAAATTTTGCTCATACAAGCCTCAAGTGTTCAGGTGAAAGTGTTGGCTTGCCGCCAGGGCAGATGGGTAATTCCGAGGTGGGTCATTTAAACATTGGGGCAGGCAGGGTTGTTTACCAGGATATCGTGCGCATAAACTTGGCTATCCAGGATGGGAGCATAAAGGAAAACAAGGTCTTAAATGAATTACTGGCCAAAATAAAAGACGGCGGCAGGTTGCACTTGATGGGCTTGCTCTCGGACGGGGGAGTGCACAGTCTTCAGGAACACCTGCATAGCCTTATCAAGTTAGCTAAAGAAAAGGGTGTCAGCCAAGTATTTATCCATTGTTTTTTAGATGGCCGGGATACCCCTCCTACAAGCGGAATAACCTATGTGCAAAAGCTTAAAAATTACCTGCAGGAGACCGGGGTAGGGAAGATTGCCACTATTAGCGGTCGTTACTTTGCCATGGACCGGGATAGACGCTGGGACAGGGTTAAGCTGGCCTATGATGCGTTGACTCTTGGGCAGGGGAAGGTGGCGCGTGATCCTGTTGTGGCGGTTAATGATGCTTATGCTGCTGGCGAGACTGATGAGTTTGTAAGGCCCATTGTGTTGATGGACGATGATAAACCAGTGGCTACCCTGCAAGATGGTGACGGGATCATCTTTTTTAATTTTCGGGCCGACCGGGCAAGGGAGCTTTGCCAGGCGCTTTTTGATCCGCACTTTAAAGAGTTTGAGCGTAAAATTTGGCCCCGGCTTAATCTAGTCACTATGACTGAATATGATAAGGATTTTGGTCTGCCGGTTATTTTCCCCCCGGAAAAACTGGACAATATTCTGGGGCAGGTGGTGTCTGAAAAAGGCCTCAGGCAACTTCGCATTGCTGAGACAGAAAAATATGCCCATGTGACCTATTTTTTTAATGGAGGGGAAGAGGAGCCTTTTCCCGGGGAAGACAGAATATTGATTCCTTCTCCTCGTGAAGTTGCCACTTATGATCTGAAGCCCGAAATGAGTGTTTACAAAGTGACAGATGTTTTATGCTCAAAAATAAGGGCCGGGGAATATGATCTTTATGTGTGTAACTTTGCCAACCTGGATATGGTTGGTCATACAGGGGTCATTCCGGCAGCAATTAAGGCGTGTGAAGCAGTGGATGAGTGTGTGGGACGGGTTGTTGAAACCATGCAAGAGGTAGGCGGAACCATTTTGCTCACGGCAGACCATGGTAATGCAGATGATATGTTGGATGAAGATGGAAAACCAAAGACCGCCCATAGTTTAAATCCTGTGCCTCTTGTCTTAATAAGTGAAAACAAAAAAGACATTCGGTTGCGGCCACGTGGGATTCTGGCTGATATTGCCCCGACTATCCTTGATTTGTGGTCCATTCCTAAACCTAAGGAGATGACAGGAAAGAGCTTGATTTAA
- a CDS encoding lysophospholipid acyltransferase family protein codes for MEIIAKTDNYITPDNKGRLLAKNFPNLYFYFQTIKIVLKAAKQAQKGLYSDEEWVKSSLKIVTSLEDTGAKFVITGKKHFINLDKPCVFVANHMSTLETFVLPCIVRPHRPITFVVKKNLVEMPIFKHIMISRDPITVTRENPREDFKAVIQGGMERLKKGVSIFIFPQTTRTTTFDPKKFNTIGVKLARKAQVPIIPVALKTDAWGIGKWIKDFGPISPQKTVYFTFGPPLEVKGNGKNTHQQIIAFISENLSKWS; via the coding sequence ATGGAAATCATTGCCAAAACAGACAATTATATTACCCCTGACAACAAAGGCCGACTGCTGGCTAAAAACTTCCCTAATCTCTACTTTTATTTTCAAACCATAAAAATAGTTCTCAAGGCAGCCAAACAGGCACAAAAAGGACTCTATTCGGATGAAGAATGGGTCAAAAGCAGTCTAAAGATAGTCACCTCTTTAGAAGACACCGGGGCCAAATTTGTGATCACGGGCAAAAAACATTTTATAAACCTGGATAAACCCTGCGTATTTGTGGCTAACCATATGAGTACTCTGGAGACTTTTGTCCTCCCCTGTATTGTCCGTCCCCACCGTCCCATAACCTTTGTAGTCAAAAAGAATTTAGTTGAAATGCCTATTTTTAAACATATCATGATAAGCCGTGATCCAATCACGGTCACCCGAGAAAATCCCAGGGAAGATTTTAAGGCAGTCATACAGGGGGGAATGGAAAGGCTAAAAAAAGGTGTCTCTATATTTATTTTTCCTCAAACAACCAGAACTACGACATTCGATCCCAAAAAATTCAATACTATTGGAGTAAAGCTGGCCAGAAAAGCCCAGGTGCCTATAATCCCTGTTGCTTTAAAGACCGATGCCTGGGGAATAGGTAAATGGATAAAAGACTTTGGCCCCATCTCTCCTCAAAAGACTGTCTACTTCACCTTTGGCCCGCCCTTAGAAGTAAAAGGAAACGGTAAAAATACGCATCAGCAAATTATAGCATTCATTTCTGAAAACTTAA